CTATATCTGTTCCAGAAAttcggagttttcttgggctagcaggatattacTGGCGGTTTGTTCCGGATTTTTCAAAAActgctaagcccatgactgagttgctcaagaaaggggtgaaatTTAATTGGAATGATAAATGTGATCAGGCTTTTCTGACCCTGAGGAAACTTTTGACATCTGCCCCTATCTTAGCCCAACCTGATATTACTCGACCCTTTGAGGTAtactgtgatgcatcaggtacgggtttaggttgtgtcctcatgcaagaccgtcgagtgattgcttatgcttccagagcactCCGGCGACATGAGGAAAATTATGCCACACATGATTTAGAACTAGCAGCAGTGGTTCATGCTTTGAAGAtctggcgtcattatcttctgggcaatcctgtTCATATATATACGTACCATAAAAGTcttaagtatattttcacccagaatGAACTAAATCtacgccaaaggcgatggttggaattgattaaggattatgatttggagattcactatcacccaggtaaggccaatgtggttgcggatgcttTAAGCCGCAAGGCTCAGTGAAACTGCCTGTCTATTGTGCCTTACAATGAAACCCTTTGTTATGAACTGGAAAAACTAAACTTGGGGATCATCACACACGACAGTCTTAATAATTTGGTCCTTTCATCTACTCTTCGAGATCGGATTACTTCTGCTCAAAAACATAATGTCGGGATGGAAAAGATTCGCCAAAGACTTGCAGAAAATGACCCGGGGGTGAAGTGTTTTCATTTAGATGAGGCTGGAATTTTATGGTTCAAGGATCGTTTGGTGGTACCTAAAGATTTAGAGCTTCGAAAACAAAtctttgatgaagctcatctctctaggtattctatccacccgggcagcaataaaatgtatcaagatttgaAGCAACGATTCTGGTGGACAAGAATGAAGCGGGAGATTGCTAAATATGTGTCTGAATGTGACACCTATAGAAGGGTCAAAGCGAGCCATTTGAAAGCAGCAGGTCCTCTTCAGCCTTTGAGTATTCCATCTTGGaagtgggaggacatcagtatggatttcattttcGGCTTACCTAAAACTTCAAAAGGATACGACTCCATCTGGGTTATTGTTGACCGTCTCACCAAGTCTGCACACTTTCTTCCTGTGAAAACTATTTATACGGCCAAGCAATATGCTCAACTATATATGGACCGTATTGTGAGCCTTCATAGGATTCCAAAAACTATCATTTCAGATCGTGGTACACCATTTATtgctcggttctgggagcattTCCACGCCGCCCTTGGTACACAACTGATCcgcagttcagcttatcatccccagaccgatggtcaaactgagagaagtaatcaaattttggaagatatgctgcggGCCTGTGTACTCTCGTATAGTAAAAAGTGGGATGAGTGTCTACCTTTAGCTGAAttctcctataacaacagctatcaggaaagtatcaaaatggctccttttgaggcattatatggacgaaggtgtagaactccattgaattggtcagaagccggtGAAAGAAATGTATTCGGCCCTGATATGGTCAGTGAGGCGGAAGAACAAGTCCGGGTTATACAGGAGAACTTGAAAATAGCCCAATCTTGGCAGAaaagctatgcggacaagaaacgtcAATCGATCTCGTTCCAAGTGGGAGATCATGTTTATTtacgggtatctccaatgagaGGAGTCCAACGGTTTggtgtgaagggaaagctcacccctcgctatgttgggccttttcctatcattgagcgatgtgggccggtagcatatcgcctagaacttcctgcccaattatccgcagttcataatatattccatgtctcccaactcaggaaatgcctccgtgttccgAACAAAATAATGGACATAGAGAAGTTACAAGTGGaacccgatcttgtctatccagaGCATCCAGTGAAAATTATTGATCACAAGACTCGGGTCACTCGAAATCAAACCCGTAATTTCTATAAGGTACAGTGGAGTAATCACTCAGAGCGAGAAGCTACCTAGGAAACGGAGGAATTTGTTCGATCCAAATGTCCTGAGTTGCTCCAATTATACCAAGGTATATAATTTTCCGACTTCCTTTCAATTCGGCACTTTTctcctaaatctcgggacgatatttcttttagggggaaggattgtaacaatccgattttcaaaattcaaatcaaaatacgaATTCACAAAGATTAATGAAGTTTAGCCAAATTGGAGCTTACACATGGCCCCCACATGTCAAtctctcccctctcttctcCATGTTTCTCCCTGTGCCGCACAGTTCACAGTAATGGCGCTCGGACTCTCCCGAAGCCGTGCGTGGCCGTCGAGGAGCGTTGCCGCGTGCTCGGCCATCGGTGACACCGCCAAGTCAACCACGCCGCCttcccgagctcgccacctgcctcACTCTCCTCTGCGATGTgtctcctctccttctcctccctgcGTTCGCCATGAACGGCTCTTAAAGCTCCTAGCGTTGCCGGCCCGATTTCGCGAGTCACTCCCTATGGAATTCAAATCCCTCGCAAccgaagcttctccacctctcTAGCACCCTTCCCAACCCCACCAAACCTTGCCCCAAGCCCCATCTCGGCTGAAATAAGAGATCCCAAACCCGCCATTACCGCCGCCGTTCGGAGCTCTGGTCGTACGTCGAACTCCCTCGTCCGATCATCATTTTCTTCACTTGACGGCTCAAATCGACCCTAGGCGATGCACTGAAGCTCATGCTCTCCTTGCTTTTCCATGTTCACCAAGTTTCCGCGCTCCTTCCATGCCTCGCCTCTGCCGGCcgagctgctcgccgccgccgcacgctgcgCGCCCCGCTCGCGCCCCGCTCACGCCGCCCCCTCCACGCTAGCGCGAGCACCAGAGCCGCCCTACCCCACTAATGCTCGCACTGCCTCGCGCCGCCATCGCCTggccccaccgccgcctcctctgcttcgtACCGCCGCTAGAGTACCGCCGCTGCCGACCGCCCCGCCGCCAGGGGACACGCTCGTGGGCCcacggcgccgctgctgccgcgccgccgcgcgggccgtcgccgccgcgcggccaccgccgccgagggcCCTTGGCCCTGCGcctgagcgccgccgcacgccgcggcgtGCGCTGCCAGGCTGGGCAGACCGCCctcccactgaccagtggggcccgctggtcagTGGAGGGAGTTAGGGGgggtttatttattttgttgatttatttcgGCTGTGATTTGTAAAATCCATATAAAATCAAGGGAAAatgtgaaaaatatgaaataaattttgttagatttgttagagtaagatctatAGAGGAAAAATTTCCATGATGGAGAAATCACCTTTTTACCCCTACAAAAATTTAAATTGTGTTTATtcttgcttaattagtttctatagatctgttaatctaaaaattgtgaaatttttgtagtagcttactttaagcatgagtgatccaccataaaattttcataatCATAGGACCTAGTTTAGTATATGAATATAAAATGTAACCAAACTTAAATATGTGTATAGAAATAATAGTATTTGTTTACatgtaaaattttataaaaattataagAGACAAGTAATGATGTCCTTGCtggtcatattttattttatagtaaATCATGCTCTAATTGATAATTTGGCCTCTAATTGTTTCTAGCACTagagttaaagttaattattattatactCGCATCCTTTTATGTAAATTGTTAATCTGTTTAATGTTTATCATCTACTGGCAAAGTCATGTTGGCATTTACTCATGGTCTCATATGCATGgcatttactcattgtctcatatgcatgcatatagaaaccgcgaccgaggaagtcgtatatgaggtgatcgcggagccgcaggagcagacggagcAAGCCCTGCAGGagtttcgtgacgacccggcccaaggcccagtggacactagctctgagcagcagcccgcaggcaagccccggagcataacctattattttaacttatgaaatgttatatatgtatttacttgcttatgcattaagtttttaggcgttggatgaaaccctagttgcatgattcctaggttccattggtcggaatactagtatgtatatgtcgttatccttgccatgctaaaattaagattcggtagaagtcgagtaatgtcctggtactcgcgagatatagaatgtctttatgatttgattatggaaaattggaatatggaggaaaggaaaagaattggagaccggacgggaactgtctagccccgtctgtgtcggttaaggactgttccgttgtcggccctgctgatcatgtttgaattgtactaactgcatgccggaagtaggaggtagtcgaaaccggtaagcctagtactgcctcattTCGAACGTatagaacttcatcaccaccccttagggcgagtcgggtagtcgcgaagaattgggatgcatatgtttacttttggtggtctctcgttgagcccggctgactatatgtaggtggggacggttctgtagttcgaggcggggaggggaatggttggtccgtatggtccgacggggctaatacgtgccgtgttggttaggtccaccttgtaaggttaaattggatcgattcgccgtcagtcgctctcggacatgagcaccttgatcccCGAGTCACATTCGTAGTAAGAATATGAAAGGGAATGAAATGATCAGTATAGTGGtacctaatcaattgtttttccacacttaATTGTATAGATATGCAAACCGTAGAAAATAGGCACCATtcctaatcttgagctaaaatattgaaagtaaggactcactcttatttgcttttccgcaaaataaaccacagccagaaagccgtgcatgtctagatagtgggctatgtatacccataatcgggtaagtcttgcggagtattagtatactcagggttgtggctcaaactatttcaggTCAGGATGAGATAGACTTCTGCCCTTATTGTGCTAAGTTCATCCAGCTtggcgcggatggttgggagTTGGCCGGACTAGATGCTTAGTCCTTGCTAGTTACCaaatcacacacccgtgggctgagtgtgtgattcgatGCCGCGCTTCATGTTTTATAGACGTCAGGTTTCCTATATCGGActttgttttaaaataaagttgctcttgtatattatttatgtaatTAAACCAGGTTTGTAGAACTTAATATACTCTACTCGGTATTGTAATCGTATTTATATGTACTCGTCATGTTTGTActgcctgcgctcaccttcgcgtgggactactggtgtttgtttcgatcggaagGTCAGTTtcgaaaggactgtcaaattaaaccgttaagccaaatgtgcctaatgtgttcaaatgatggacatttagcttaattttgagttttaatttggcagtTCTGTCACAATTCTGAAGTCAGCAAATATAAGCACCAGCCAATGGTTGTTTGTCCTTAACTAAAACCCCTATCACAACTCTTCATCACATGTTACATAAACGGGATGAGGTCCGGAACATTGCATATGCCATCAGCATCTCTAGCACTCCCCTATAAAACCATGACACAACCAGAACAAACTGCTCAGACAAAACCATCAGATCAGAGTTAGCTCAGGAACAGGGATTGTGCTAGCTGGTCTGGTTGCTTGAGATGTTGAGTGCAGGATGCATGGAACAGTGGATGCCGACGGCGGCAATGGTTACCACCAGTGTTGTGATCGCCATCATGACCGCGCTAATCAAGCAGGCACTGAACCAGGGCATGAACAGGCTGGTCCTCATCACTTTCCGGCAAATGTTGGCCACTGTGTTCCTAGGCCCCATTGCCTACTTCAAGGAGAGGTAGTGTCAAAAGATGGTCGTTCCATTGGTAGTATGTCACTGCATTATTTGTTGACCATTCCTTTTTCTCAAGAATAatgctgcatttttttttcaggaAGATGAGACCAAAGTTCACAACTGAAATCTTTATGTACACGTTCCTAAGTGGAATTCTTGGGTGAACACTCTACCACACACCGTTATTCAGCTTGACGTGTTTATTAATCCTTTTTTCTGAATCAAATTGTTTCCTTGATATGCATTAATTCTGCAGCCCAGTGCTGCTTCAGTACACATTGTTTGTCGGATTGGATTACACAACAGCAACATTTGCTGCGACTTTCTCCAATATGCTTCCAGTAGTTACTTTCCTCATATCACTCGCTTTCAGGTAAAAACCAACTTCTTCTTTCAATAGCCTAAAAGGCCTTTCTCTTTTTGCAAAACCTATATATGCTGTGGATCTGTAGCATATGTTTGTATTATAAAAACTGGATGACGAAAACTTAACTACAGCAAGTAGGTCAGTGATGAGAAATAATATAGAGTCCATTGATATAACTAACAAGCACTTCATCTAAACTAATACCAAAGCCGTAGAGCGCATATGAAACAAGGCTATCAGCCGATCACGCTGTCACACCTTTTTCTTTAAGAAAAAGACCTGTGTCTATCAGCCAATCACTGCTATAGTACCTTAAAATCAGCTATAGTACATCCAAAAGCAACTAAAGAAAAACTCCCAACTTTGTTCCCCTAGAGAAAGCTAGTTGATTTTAGAATGGGTCCCAAACCACATGCTCAACTCATCACTCTGCTTTAGGGCCTTGTGTCTTTTCTACAGATGGCTTAATCGCCTACTTAAAGCAGGCTGAGGCTGAAAACAACAATTCTTCAGGTTTGAATCACTAGAGGTGAGGAGCAAGTCAGGGAGCGCCAAGATCTCAGGGACCCTCATCTCCCTCGGTGGTGCAATGATGCTCACCTTCTACAAGGGTTCAGCACTAACCCACAACACCACATCATCCATGgctccagcagcctccagcaGTGGTGGCCACAGGGACGCTGCCCGGTGGGTGCTGGGTTCAGTCTCCATGCTCGCAAACGTCGTCGGGTTCGCGCTGTGGCTGCTTCTGCAGAGGAAGTTCACCAAAAAGTACCCGGCCGTGTACTCGGCCACGGCGTTCATGTCGCTGTTCAGCTTCGTCCAGTCGGGAGCACTGACCCTGTCGATACAACGGAGCAGCATCGCCGTGTGGGCTCTCAAGGGCACGATAGAGATCGTCACTGTCGTGTACTGTGTAAGAAGAAGATCTCTCTTCTTGCTGCAGACACATTATCATTGGTACTGCTGTTGTCCAGAAACCTGCTTAATTAGGGCACTGACTGACGCAGATCGAATGTTAATTTGGCATGCATCTCAGGGTGTCGTGGCATCTGGCGTTGGGTACCTCCTGCTCACGTATTGCGTGGAGAAGAGGGGCCCTGTTTTCACTGCTGCGTTCAGCCCCCTCTCTCAGATCTTCGTCGCCGGCATCGATCTGTCCATCCTCCATGAACCGCTCTACCTTGGAAGGTCAATAGCGCATATGGTTCTGTCGTACCATGTTTTAAGTTTTAACTGAACATTAATTATTGTGCTAGCTAGCTTGTCAAACTAGTCTTCTACCTTCACTTCACAAACTCACCGTTGCTCGACCTTGCAGCGTGCTAGGGTCAGTGCTGGTGATTCTGGGACTCTACCTTGTGCTATGGGGCAAGAGAGAGGAAGCTGCTAATAAAGATGTCGCCTCGGCGAAGCCGGTTCAAGCAGAGGTAGAACAGCAAGCAGAGAAAGTGTGAATCTTTTTTGACTGATGCCCCTGAAGCGGTATTGGAAATCACAGTGCGCCGGAAGGAAAGATATACTCTTATACATACTATGTACTATATAGCTAGTGAGTAGTGACCAATGGAAGCAAAGATATGGTGAATTGAAATGCTGTAAATTTCTCTCTTCGATGGAGTGTTAAAACCGAGGGTAGTCCATCCACAATAT
The nucleotide sequence above comes from Panicum virgatum strain AP13 chromosome 3K, P.virgatum_v5, whole genome shotgun sequence. Encoded proteins:
- the LOC120697260 gene encoding WAT1-related protein At4g01440-like isoform X2 — encoded protein: MLSAGCMEQWMPTAAMVTTSVVIAIMTALIKQALNQGMNRLVLITFRQMLATVFLGPIAYFKERKMRPKFTTEIFMYTFLSGILGPVLLQYTLFVGLDYTTATFAATFSNMLPVVTFLISLAFRFESLEVRSKSGSAKISGTLISLGGAMMLTFYKGSALTHNTTSSMAPAASSSGGHRDAARWVLGSVSMLANVVGFALWLLLQRKFTKKYPAVYSATAFMSLFSFVQSGALTLSIQRSSIAVWALKGTIEIVTVVYCVRRRSLFLLQTHYHWVSWHLALGTSCSRIAWRRGALFSLLRSAPSLRSSSPASICPSSMNRSTLEAC
- the LOC120697260 gene encoding WAT1-related protein At3g30340-like isoform X1; translated protein: MLSAGCMEQWMPTAAMVTTSVVIAIMTALIKQALNQGMNRLVLITFRQMLATVFLGPIAYFKERKMRPKFTTEIFMYTFLSGILGPVLLQYTLFVGLDYTTATFAATFSNMLPVVTFLISLAFRFESLEVRSKSGSAKISGTLISLGGAMMLTFYKGSALTHNTTSSMAPAASSSGGHRDAARWVLGSVSMLANVVGFALWLLLQRKFTKKYPAVYSATAFMSLFSFVQSGALTLSIQRSSIAVWALKGTIEIVTVVYCGVVASGVGYLLLTYCVEKRGPVFTAAFSPLSQIFVAGIDLSILHEPLYLGSVLGSVLVILGLYLVLWGKREEAANKDVASAKPVQAEVEQQAEKV